CTTTTTTGAAAAACACCCAACCGGCTCCTGTGCATACTTCGCAGTATGTTTCATGTTCCGGCAACATCGAGATGATCTGGGCCGCAAGTCTTGATTTGCCGCCCACGTACGCCATTGGACTGTTCATAGAATCCTTATATA
This genomic stretch from Desulforegula conservatrix Mb1Pa harbors:
- a CDS encoding DNA adenine methylase, producing the protein MVPVCLCKGQAGLFLHHIYKDSMNSPMAYVGGKSRLAAQIISMLPEHETYCEVCTGAGWVFFKK